The Stigmatella aurantiaca DW4/3-1 genome contains the following window.
CCCGACGAGCGTGGTGTCGGTGCCGTGGAGCGTCGTCACGATGCGCGGCGCCTTGGCCCCCAGGACCTCCCGGGCCATCCAGGCGGCCGTGGCATGGGGCACCGCGTAATGGACGTGCAGGATGTCCAGGTGTTCGTAGTTGGCGACCTCGATCATCTTGGAGGCGAGCGCCAGCGGGTACGTCCCCGAGTGAGCGAGCGCTGGGTAGTCACTCTCGGTCACTTCGTGAAAGATGACTTTCCGCGTCATGCCGTGAAGGCGCACCGGAAGGTCTCTGGCGATGAAGTGGACGCGGTGGCCGCGATCGGCCATCGCCAGGCCGATCTCGGTCGCGACCATGCCGCTGCCTCCAAAGGTGGGGAAGCAGGTGATGGCCAGGTTGAGGGGGGCGCTCATCGGGGGCCGGGGAAGAACAGGGGACGCGCGAAGGAATTCCGGCGGAAATGCTCCACGGGATCGGTCAGACCCAGGGTCTCGCGCAGCACGTAGGGTTCACCGTGGGAGACACCGATGCGGGCGCCGTAGAACCGGTCACGGGCCTCGAGCGAGGTGAGTGACAAGGGCGAGCCGACCAGCGTCTGAGGACCGTCCACCCGGGCCTCCACCTGGCTGGCGTAGCAACGGATGGCCGCCATCTTCTGGTCATGGGCCGCCGTCACGTCGACGACGAAGCTGGGCTCGGCCAGGTGACGCATGGGGTAATAAAGGACCTGCCTCGGCGTGAAGGGCGCGCTGGAAGGGTCGGTCTCGAACTTGCGGACCGAGGCGAAGAACAGCGCGCGCGTCACCAGGGCGCTGGTGGCCTCATGGTCTGGGTGGCGTTCGTGCTGCCACGGGACGAGGACGAGTTCGGGGCGCAGGCGGCGCAGCACCTCGACCACCCGCGCGACGGGAGCGGTCCTCGCGCGCTCGGCCTCGGGCACCTCGAAGCCCGCCCACGGATCGATCCACCCATCGGGCAACCCGAGGTTCTCGCGCACGGTGAGCCCCAGCATCCGGGAGGCTGCTTCGGTCTCGGCGGCCCGTGTCTCGGGCGTCCCGCGCGAACTCTTCTCCCCACGCGTCAGATCCACGATGCCGGTGCGGTGGCCAAGCCCCGCGAGGGTGGCCAGCAGGCCACCGCAGAAGAGCTCGACATCGTCGGGATGGGGCCCGAAGGCGAGGACCTCGAGGCCATGGGTGGGCTCTGCCGTGCTCATGGCTTCAGATCCTTCAGCTCGCCGGAGAAGGGAACGCAGGCATCGAGGACGAGCCGCGTGAAGGCGCGGCTCCCGAAGTGGCAGGCGTAGTACGGCAGCCCATGGATGCGCTCCTGCGGCGCACCGGTGGGGAGGAGGGAGGCTTGGAGGCGTTCCACTCGCTCGCGGGTCACCTGATCTCGCTGGGCGATGGCGCGGCCGTAGCGCGCCACGAGACGGGAGATGCCTCCACGAACGGTCTTGTCCGTGCGGGAGAGGGCCCGGGCGAAGCCCGGCTCGAAGGAGGCCGTGCGCTCGCCGAGGCGCGCGAGCTCTGCGGCGAAGGTGCTCACGAGGCGTGCCTCGACAGCCTCGGGTGGCTCGAAGCCTTCCCCGGTGTTCTGGGCGGCGAGGCGGGCCAGCAACTCGTCCCGCGGGGCGGCCGCGTCCTCTGGCGAGAGGCCGAGCTTGTCGAGCAGGCGGCGCACGCGGTCGTCGATCACCCGGAACCGGGCCCGCGGGACGATGAGGGGCATCGGCAGCCCCATGTGCGCGTAGAGGGGCGCGAGCTGTGCGAAATAGGCGATCTCTCCCGGTCCGCCGACATAGGCCGCCGTGGGAAGCCAGGTGTCCTGGAGGATCGGGCGCAAGAGGGCCGAGGTCGTGAAGCGGAGCGGTTCACGCTCGAGCCAGGAGCGGAGCTCGGCCGTCGTCACGGAGGCTTCCTCCGGGTGACCCACGAGATTCCATGTGCCTGGGGAGGCGGCGGGGTCGAGACGGTAACGCGCGCCTTTGGGGCCACTGGGCGAGAAGAAGCTCAGGGGAGAACCTGGACGGATGTGAACCTGCTCGGAAAAACCCGCCGCGGAGAGCGCCCCGCCCCGCTCGGCGAGTTCTCGGGCGATGGCCGAGGCCTCCTCGATGGACCGGCGGTGGATGGGCGTGGCGAAGGGAGCAAGGCGTGGATCGCGTGGATCGAGGAACACGAGCCCCTCGTCCGCGAACAGGGAGGAGAGGACTTCGGCGAAGGCGTCCGCCATCGTCGCCTCGGGGCGATAGGCGCGCTCGAGCAACGCCAGATGCTCCTCCGCATGGGGCTGGCTGCCCAGCTCGGCGCGCAGTGAGGCCAGTGCGCGGGGGATGTTCTCTCCGAGATGGCAATGCGCGACCGGGGTGCGCGAGGTGGCCGCACCGGGCACTTGGAGGGCCACGCGCAGGGGCTCACCCGAGGCTCTCGGAGCGAAGCAATGATCGATCTCTGGCAGGTCGTGGTCCTCGGTCTGCAGCCAGAAGATGGGGACGCAGGGACGGCCCGTCTCCTCGGAGAGGGCTCGGGCGGTGACGATGGCGGAGGCGGCCTTGTAGACCGTGAAGAGGGGCCCGAGGAACAGCCCCACCTGCTGCCCGGTCACCACGGCCGTCGTGCCGGGGCGGGCCAGCAGTTCCAGGTTTCGCTCGCGGGCGGGACTTGGCGCAAGGCGCGTGTTCCGGGCCACCAGCGCCGCGTGAAGCGCTGGGGCGATGGTGCGCGAGGCCGCGGAGGTCACGGCCTCGGCGCGGGCCGCGCGGTGCC
Protein-coding sequences here:
- the bshB1 gene encoding bacillithiol biosynthesis deacetylase BshB1 codes for the protein MSTAEPTHGLEVLAFGPHPDDVELFCGGLLATLAGLGHRTGIVDLTRGEKSSRGTPETRAAETEAASRMLGLTVRENLGLPDGWIDPWAGFEVPEAERARTAPVARVVEVLRRLRPELVLVPWQHERHPDHEATSALVTRALFFASVRKFETDPSSAPFTPRQVLYYPMRHLAEPSFVVDVTAAHDQKMAAIRCYASQVEARVDGPQTLVGSPLSLTSLEARDRFYGARIGVSHGEPYVLRETLGLTDPVEHFRRNSFARPLFFPGPR
- the bshC gene encoding bacillithiol biosynthesis cysteine-adding enzyme BshC is translated as MASPFSASWMRGDPRALAFLSDRFRHRAARAEAVTSAASRTIAPALHAALVARNTRLAPSPARERNLELLARPGTTAVVTGQQVGLFLGPLFTVYKAASAIVTARALSEETGRPCVPIFWLQTEDHDLPEIDHCFAPRASGEPLRVALQVPGAATSRTPVAHCHLGENIPRALASLRAELGSQPHAEEHLALLERAYRPEATMADAFAEVLSSLFADEGLVFLDPRDPRLAPFATPIHRRSIEEASAIARELAERGGALSAAGFSEQVHIRPGSPLSFFSPSGPKGARYRLDPAASPGTWNLVGHPEEASVTTAELRSWLEREPLRFTTSALLRPILQDTWLPTAAYVGGPGEIAYFAQLAPLYAHMGLPMPLIVPRARFRVIDDRVRRLLDKLGLSPEDAAAPRDELLARLAAQNTGEGFEPPEAVEARLVSTFAAELARLGERTASFEPGFARALSRTDKTVRGGISRLVARYGRAIAQRDQVTRERVERLQASLLPTGAPQERIHGLPYYACHFGSRAFTRLVLDACVPFSGELKDLKP